The following nucleotide sequence is from Citrus sinensis cultivar Valencia sweet orange chromosome 6, DVS_A1.0, whole genome shotgun sequence.
TTCATATATATGCAGTtgctaagttaaaattatttgtaatttatagTTCACCGAAGTAGTCTCTCACGaccttttaattgtttaatagttaaaaactaacacacacacacacacacacacacaaaattgTAGGTTGATGTAAGTTACATATAGTATAACTTAGCAGTACATATCTCCCGCACACACATGTGTATGCGTATATATATCtatgtgtatgtatgtgtgtgtgtgtacacccacatatataaaacttgattttgactttttgACCTTCATTAATTCATGCTACCCATGAGACCGAGGTGGtttcttttaagcttttaGTACATAAGTGTACCATTTGTTAGAAGCAATGTTCCTTGGGCTGCAGAAGCTGATCAAATTGATGCTTCAGGGGATGGTAAGAAGGTACTATCTGTTCGAACATATATGTTGCTTGTAGGCAGGGGCTAGCTAGCTACGCGTGTATCAATATACTTGTCATAGCTTAACGCCATGTACTTCAATAGAACTCAGGAGAGGGTATCTATGGGTTACGtacattatcattttaattagtcAGTGCTTGCCTAATATTACTTCAATGCAAGGAGTAGTAATCCCATATATATCcttcattcattttttaagttcATGGGAAAGTGGTTGAATTGAACGAGCACGAATTCCTTCGAATTGAATACATGACCAAGTGTTGTAGCAGATTGTattgcattttcattttttttttataataagcaAGTTGAACAAGCCTTCAAATTAAGTTTCAAAGAGAGCATGGGGGCGATTTATTTTAGGTGTTAGGCAGCCATCACGCACAAGGTTGGTTAGAGCATCCACCCTTATTAATTATACGCATAAAACTACAaacacttttaattttatactgtCTATATAGTAGACGGGTAGTATGGGGATAAGACAAGGGTGGGCGTGAGGTTTAAAGATATATAGAGGACTCTAGGACCATATTAGAGAAGGAACcactcaattaaaataaataattttaagttgttaaataaatacaaatccaCCATGGTCATAAGAACGTGTGGATTCACGtgttctatatatatatatattaatattagaaatattgaaattcactaatttcatattttctattGAAATGTTCAGTTAGCTTTTAGTATTAcgacataaaatttaataaattagtttgATTAGAATGACATTATTGAGCAGAACAATATCTTACATTTACATTATATTCCATGAGGCGCAAACCGCACAAGGGGCATCGAATTTCGATATAATATGGCCAAAGCtaaactactatatatatttttatcctcATTTGCGTCAAATATTCCAATAAAATAGAAGGGCAAGAAACAAATTATTCGTTATGTTGCATAAATATTGTCTAGCAAaccaacaaataaatattccCGATCTAGTCTTTGATCGCTTAATCGTCTCTATGACAAATAATAATCCCTAAAGTAcaactaataaatataaaaatcttgGAGCTAGTAATGATTTGATCAAAATGATGAGCAGAGTGAGTACCTAATTACTTGAGTCAACATGAAGCTTTAatccacttttatttttattgttggtTGGTAGAGGAGAGGAGaatacaagaaataaataagaacaGAATTAACTCTTTTTAATGCAATTGCTAGGGCCCGTATGTCCTCCTCAATCATGGAAGCGGTTCTGTCTAACCCTAACCAAATAGAGCTTCCATTGCATCACCATCAaccatcatcattatcatttcTAATCATGATCTGCCAAAAAATGCAGAAAAATTAAGCAGCATTTATTTCTCAGGATTGTTGATGAGCATTGAGCACAGGATAAAGATTTTCAACGAAGCCaagtaaagttttttttttcttttttggttttgaccaCGAAGTATTTTGGGGAGgaccccaactgtgggaggcacctttaaaCATGTACCACAACCCAGATTAGAAGTTCCCACTCAAACTGAGAGGCACAGATTTTCCCAACAAAGACGACTTCCCTGTGACTtgaactggggagcaaacccaATCAAGCCACTTAAAGGGACTTAATTGCCAGTGAAGCCAAGTGAAGTTAATGATATGGCGAACCCGCCATTGATTTGTTCGATTGGTGGTTATctcattttctgaaaaaaaaaaaaaactcgttttggtaataaataaaacttaatctAGAAGTTAATCAAGACATACAAGCAATTAATGCCTTGAGAAAATGGAAACATTATccattttataagaaaatgccTATCATAGAAAGCGACAATCGCGCGCGCAATTAATTACCAACCTTCGATTAATAACGAACAAGAAGTTCATCACTAGCTAAGTTAAATTGACTTAATGTACCCCAAGATTAAAATAAGGTTCaagtaaaattcaatttttcttgcattttcttttttaaaaaaaaaaaattgatgaaatgtttgacctaaaaaattgaataaatttacaatCACTGAAAACAAGTGTTCATTTACTTAAAGTCTATTTGGTATTGAAGTGTTGTGCCTTCTAAGATACAACTacgtgaaaaagaaaatataattgtaaaataaaagtttatattaattataaaaaaatgacttttaaataataattttaacaaaggtaataaagatataatagattttttagtatacaaataaaatcagctCAGCTTCTAAATCACAACAATAAGTATTTACTAAACACTTGGATCTTCTAAACTATAGTTGTTCGATCATAATACCAAACATGATCTTAGCTTAAGGTGAATTGTGAATTCAAGGAAAGTTAAAAAAGTTTCAGATAAACAAAAAcactatttattaaatataaaatgcatAAAGCTATTTGCGGTCTAAATTCTATTATGTACATTCTTTTACTTTGTAAACTCACtgaacaattttaatttttatttatttattttggacaCTCTTTCAAATGCACAAATAGTCCTCCATCGAATTACTTATATAAAGTTATTTATCACACCTAACAAACtttattcttctctttcttttgaacaaaaacacatagaaaagaaaatgtccatcacaaattttcaattacagtgaaaaaaaaaaagagtaatgatatagtcaTAAACTTTTGTACAAACCGATGTGGcgttaattcattggttgaattcAATATttcttggcccacatgatttatttctaatattttatatttttattcaactaatgaattaatactacatcagtttgtataaaataaatttgtacaaaagtttgtggctgtatcatcacaaaaaaaaaatagaggtatttttgtttttaaaataggAGTATGGGCCTaggacaattttttttttttgtcaaaaaaatgtttttgcttgttgttAGGTCTCGATTAGCGTTTACCAAGTAGGATAAAGGAAGAAAACTAAAGATATTGCAATAGCAGATTTGAGTCGTGGATGAAATTGAAACACCTAATTTATCGTGccttatgaataaattaagaaaaataaaattggaccaCAATCagtgttaaaaagaaaaaaaaagtcattaattttaaactttgattGACTTTCTCTAATCTAATGGATGCTTTAAATGGGTgtgaataatatataatttacataatgaacattttaataatataaaattttaattaaattaagagtattcaaaatatattgtaaaGTGTAATTAGCCCtatcaatataaaattaagctCAATCacttaaaacttatttttaaaaaaaagtctctATCTATATGTGTGTGGTTTTCTAGAAGTGCATCACTGCATCAGCATTTTCTGGTCTAATAATTGGTGTTGGTTATGgaaatatgatattttatatttattttgtacgcTTTTTAGAaaggaaatgaaagaaaaagtgtTCTTTAACACCCTGGCTGGCTGGCtggattatattatttgtacagcaaaataaaagaaagccacaaaatttttttattggcgTGCACAAGTGGGTGCTGATTAATTCGTAACCCTCTCGATCAAGTCCACAACAACCCCTTTACCAACTTGTTTCCATATCTCCATTTCTTTAGTGCTTCCCAGTTCATCTTCTTATTAtcttaattaactaatttatcattttgttttcacttGCCGTTGCCGCCTGCTTATCCTTTTTATTTGGTCACGGTCCTCACGGACTCGATCCATCCAACGGTTGATATTTTCCACgcaaaatcaaaatagaaattgaaCTCTTCTAATTTTGCAGACCGCCCCcgctcccttttttttttttttttttcgttttcagAAACAGAAACAACGGAAAACAGTCAAATACCAACAATCAATCTTGCTGACTCATActtcttatttttaagtaCTAATATTCATCCGAAACTCTTATCTTTAGACGAATTCCTTAAACCGACTTCATCAATCTTCATTATCTCTTCTTCTTGTGCTTGAATCAGAACAACGCTTTCAAGTTTCAGCCGCTCTCTAACACAAAATTTACACCGTCCATTTTCCTTCGTCATATCATCATTTTTCATGGCTGTGTCGCCGCAAATTTTCCCGCCAAGAAAACGGCGGCCATCGGCGGGGGCGTTCATATCGCCGACGCTCTCAGACCTGAAACTCGTCGAATCGCTTCTCATTTTATCGCAGGAAGTCTCATCAATGAAGccgcttcaatttcttcttcagaGAAGCTGTCTTTCGATCATTCGGAAAGTGAAGCTCCTGTCTCTGTTTTTCGAAGAGCTCTTGGCGAATCAAGTTTCGTTTTTCTCTCCGCCGGCGGTtctctgttttgaagaaatgtACATAGTTTTGCAAAGAATGAAGACGCTGATCGAGGACTGTTATAACGGCAGCAAGATGTGGCTGTTAATGCAAATCGAAACGGCGGCGAACAATTTCCACGAGCTGACGATTGATTTATCGACGCTGTTGGATATCATGCCTTTGCAAGAGCTCCGTTTAAGCCAGGACGTCGAAGACGTCGTCGTTTTGATTAAGAAGCAGTGTTCGAAACGAACCAAAGGCGCTCTCGTTGATTCGAAGGATGACAAGCTAAGGCTCCAGGTTTTAACCACGCTTGATCAGATCAAGAAAGAGATCGTTCCTGATCATTCGATTCTTAAGCAAATGTTTGAAAGCTTGGGATTACGCAATTCTTCTGCTTGTAAAGAAGAAATCGAGAGTCTCGaagaagaaattcaaaatcaaaccgATCAAAAATCGAAACATTTCGCTGCTGCTTTGATCGGACTCGTGCGTTACACGAAATGCGTTCTCTTCGGCGCCTCGGTTCAGAAATCGGATTCGAGACTACGGCGGAAGAAATCGGCGTCGGATGCGAACGTTCCGGCGGATTTCCGGTGTCCCATAAGTTTAGAATTGATGCGGAACCCGGTTGTTGTGGCGACGGGGCAGACGTACGATCGTCAGTCGATAAGTTTGTGGATTGAATCGGGACACAACACGTGTCCCAAGACAGGTCAGACCCTGGCCCACACGAATTTGGTGACGAACACGGCTTTGAAGAATCTGATAGCTTTGTGGTGTCGCGAACAGAGGATACCTTTCGATTACGCGGCAAGCAGCGAAAAAGTTAACGGAGTTGTAACCAACAAAGCGGCGTTAGAGGCAACGAAAATGACGGCGTCGTTTTTGATCAATAAGTTGGCTACTTCACAGTCGATGGAGGCAGCAAACGACGCCGTTTACGAGCTTCGCTCCCTTTCTAAAACAGACTCCGATAGTCGCGCTTGCATAGCCGAAGCTGGAGCCATTGCTTTACTTGCACGTCACTTAGGTCCGGATACAGCCTCGCGGCTCCCCAACCTCCAAGTCAACGCAGTTACAACGATCCTCAACCTTTCAATTCTAGAAGCAAACAAAACGAGGATAATGGAAACTGAAGGGGCGTTAAACGGCGTTATCGAGGTGTTAAGATCCGGGGCCACGTGGGAGGCAAAAGGAAACGCGGCAGCAACCATATTCAGTCTATCCGGTGTGCACGCACACAGGAAGACCTTGGGGAGGAAGACACGTGTCGTGAAGGGGTTGATGGACTTGGTTAAAGGGGGGCCCACGAGTTCAAAGAGGGACGCGTTGGTGgcaattttgaatttggcgGGCGATAGAGAGACTGTTGGGAGGCTGGTAGAGAGAGGAATTGTGGAGATTGTAGCTGAGGCGATGGACGTGTTACCGGAAGAATCGGTAACCATACTCGAAGCCGTGGTGAAGAGAGGCGGGCTGACGGCGATTGTGGCGGCGTATAATACAATAAAGAAACTGTGCATTTTGTTAAGGGAAGGGTCCGACACGTCGAGAGAAAGTGCAGCGGCGACTCTCGTGACTATATGTAGAAAAGGCGGGTCGGAGATGGTGGCGGATATTGCAGCGGTGCCGGGGATTGAGAGGGTAATATGGGAATTAATGGAAAGTGGAACTGCGAGGGCAAGAAGAAAGGCGGCAGCACTGTTGAGGATTCTTAGAAGATGGGCTGCTGGGTTAGATGCCCGTAGTTCTTCAACCACCACCGTCACCACGACAGCTATGACAAATTCAAGAATAGTATTGCCAAGCTAACACTTCAATTTTACTACTACTAGtctactactactattattattattattattattattttaattacaattatgTTTTACTCCAagtttaattgtaaattatgCTACAAATAATTAAGTTGATATGTTTGTTCTTTGATCCGTAATCtctgtaaaataaatatagttattcatttatttatccaAAATGTTGCTCTAGTACGCCACCATCTAATCTTTTCAATGGCAATACAATGTCCAATTAGATCAGGTGtaattttttctatattttgcCCACCAAGGCTTTTCCAATAATTGTTGATTTCTCTTTTTACAATTACGGGTAaggttagatttttttttaatatgagaTTTAAGGTCTTATCTCCATAAGCAtgttaattcatatttttagtAAATCACGAATTGCAATAATTCTCCAAAAAGAACAAATCTATAATATGAAGTATATTTTGGGGATTGATGTTTGTCAAGCAGGCCGCAGGCTTTGTTTGGTAAAGCCTCGGCAGCCCTTCCAACAAATGACGCATtaaccaaaaagaaataaacaagaatTCACACATTTGGCTTGTGAAAAAATCACCAAACTTTTACTGCACTGATATTCGATTTGTCAAACGcccaacaattttttttttttttttttttatatagcTATTGATTTTATTCCGCAACTGCTGCTGTGAAAATGGGTTATTTTTTCACAGCGCACAATTGCAGCTAAGCCGGGTAAACGACGACTCCTAGGTCCAGCCTTGGGGTTGCAACCACTgacgcaaaaaaaaaaaggcattagATTGTCAACTGAAACAAACGGTGCTTCAAAGTCAAATATTTAAAGTGTCAAAACACGAAGGTCTTATACCGAAATGGCTGCCAGCAGGAACCTTCTACTGCTGCCTTTCAAATTTCACCATCTAAGAAGAATGCCAATTTTGTCAAAGTCTCCAAAtcgttttcttataaattgcCTGAAAGCATCTCACTTTCACTCACTCAGCCCAcatcattcttttttcttcgattattattttattctgtGTCAAAACTGAAGCTTCAATCTATAATTCCAATGGTGGGACTAAAAAAAGTTGACCCTGCTGTTATTGCAGCTTTCTTGTGTGTCATGGTCATATGCCAAGCTTCTTGTGCCAGAGTACTGGTGGGTAATTTTCTCCAAAAAGATGTTCCCATTAAGGGACAAGTACTATATCTTTCTCTCCCTCGGCAAAAATTTGAAGTTCCATCAAGATCTCTGGAGATGCCTATGAAGAAGAAAGTTGAATCTGAATCTCAGATTATTCCAGAGAAAAATGGCAGCAACAGAAAGTATGAGTACTTAATTCTCAATGTCCTTCCTAAAGGAACTCGTGTGCCACCTTCTGGTCCCGGCAAACGAATCAACAACTATCTTGATTGATCTCTAATCAATCTTTCAATTACTTGATACACTTTTTCGCTCTAGTTACAATCATATTGTAATTTCATATACAATAAATTATACGTTTTGTTCCTATTTTGTCAACTAAGATCAAAGATAATGCCATTCATTTCATTAAACACATGATTGATTTCGGACTTGACTTCTCTCCTATGCTTGAAATTGTGACACAGCAACATTACTGGTCCAATCTACAGAGTCTTGAATAATCCCCAGATCAATTATCAGATACTGCTGTATACATCCATGTACAATTTACAAAAAGAAGGCAGTATGGGACCACTTCCAGGAAGACCAGGGTAAGTTTGGGTCCATTTTAGGATGGTCCAAGTGAAAATTTCCAGGATCAAATGGATAACccatttttagtttctttcaAGTCAAAAATCCATGCTTATGGGCCAACTGAAGAACAGTTTGGCAACAAGAATTTTGGGCTTACATTTTCAAACAGAATGGACTCGTTTGTGAGTTCTATGCTTGACAAAACATTCCCTCTTAACTCTCTAAAGCAAACAAGCATGTGAATGCCCATCATTATCAGAAGAAAGCTCTGGCTGGCTTGGGTGAGCTAGCTATGCATTAACTGCCTgagattaatattttgtccTTTGCTCCAGGGTGAAAACAAAGAATCATTAACCACTGCATCTTGTAGGCAAAGACGAAGAATTTATTTGGTCCCCCTCATTAGTTGATGGCACAATCAACACGTCAAGCTAACCCAACCGAAGCCTGATCATAAAGAGGGCTGGATGTAGGGGACCAAATTGACCTAAAGTGGTGTttagttaaaagaaaagtaaggAAATGAGAGGAGAGAAAAGTGAAAGAAAGGAGAGGAGAGTCattgaaattcttttataatgtttaatttgttacaaaattatacaaaGAAAGGGGATgcctcattttttatttggataatTTGTGTCAAActttcaatatttatcataaatataatcataaacaataaatttatttaatatactaTATAAATGGCAGCAGCGACAGTCCAATGGCAACAACAATGGCGACAACGGCTATTTTAAAATGACtactaaatttatatttctatatctacaaattaataaaataaataaaatgattttactaAACAATTACTTTAACTTTTACTAAtgtaacattaattatttacaatattaaattaataaaataatcattatttgATAACATTAAACAAGATAATAAAAGATTGAAGGGTTAATTTTGAATGTTTTGGCTTACAACaggagaaaattttaaatttatcactATTTGGTGTGGAACTGGAATCTCAATTCTAcattatgatatatattaaattctaataggaattaaatttttataatttatgatcaaccaaacaataaaaatggGAGAGAAATACAAATTACTTTTCTCTTCCCCTTCCTCCCCTTCCAACCAAAAATTAGCTAAGGGTTCACCATCGAATGGATTGAGGCTGGCCCATTCGagttttatttgataaaaacgTCTCAGCAGCTGAAGATATAATTGCACCAACCAGCAATTAAgataaggattttttttttattttttttttaaattgtacgATAGCATGGGAATAGACATGCAAAATTGCCCATTGATCACATCGGACAATTTATACTATTGTACTGGCTCGCGTAGTCGTGTAATTATGGTTTTGCTTTTGAGAAAGGTCTTCGTTACATGTAAAACCTAATCACCCTCAGTAACCAGCGCCGTGTGGTTTGCATTGGCATTTGGCAGTCCTGACAGAAATATGAGCTCACCGTGAATTCATCGCAAAATATATCAGTTAAAAGTTTGGTGTGTGTGAGATTTGTTTGCATATTCTCGTGAACTAGATACATCCACACTGCATATAACATGCTCTCGCTAAAATATTTGTCGTAAAGCTTAAATATAGAACAGTTGATTGATGGATTGCCAAAATCTCAGGCCACTACGTTCTAAAGATTATGGGCATCAACATCAAAGCCATGAACTTGGCTTTAGCAGGATCCTCGCTAGCACATCTTTGCATTACCTAGTTGATGATGTTCTGAATTCAGAAAACGATAGGATAAGCATTTGGCATCACACATGAAGTTGGCCATTTTAGGGACCCGTTTGATGATGCCGTGACCCATCATATTTGTTCAAAAATTTTCCATATTTTTACTCTTTCTACCAATCTCTCAGCCTTACTTTACAAGCTGCTTCGGCTACATGaggaattttttaatttaattttaattttattttttgggcctgatttttttgttttcttgtccTCTGGCAATGATTCAATAACATGAGATTGCTGCTGCAGggaattcaacaaaatttgcaaACAGAATCAAAAGTTGAAACATCTTTTAATGAAGTGGGAAATAGCGTGACAGTACATTATAAATTCGaaaaccaaaattttttaaatctcagCTTTATATGTGTAGCATTATTCCCTAATCACTCATGTTAAGTACATTACATACCCTGGTAGGCAAAAGGAAGCTCCGTGAAATTCAGTGGGCGTAATTTATATTGATGGCACATGGAAAATTTTCTAAGTCAGGAGATATTTTGGAATACATTAGACtaatgttgtgtttacttgctggagtgggagtgagaagtgtggattcctcccactccagcgtttacttatttaaaatgGGGAGGGATTGGGAGTCTCACTCTGTGGGCCCCActcatttttggagtggggagtgggactcccattgggggaggtgggagtgggaatccactcccacctctcccatttctacccttttttttattttatgttatataattaataaaataaaataaataatattatatttatttaaataataatattatatttaactaaataataatttacattgattctaagttaaaattattttaaaataatattattatattaatagagaattaataaatataatattattatatttattttaaaaataatagtactatatttatttaataataataaatactttattctaagaaaatattaattttgtactaaataatattatattattattttatataataataaatttaatataattatataaaataaaataaaataacatttcattttatattaaaattacaattaataatttattgttcataattaagaatattaataattataataaatttacaaatataataaaataaatattattcattaaatatattttttattagttttgtaattaaaaattataattctttaaataatgataaaattgtaatttgaaactatttactcccaatccaagacaaagtaaacacataaattggattctgatctccattccatgcttccattccagtgtaagtaaacaacatactctcactcccactccacactcccaatcctaggattcccactccccaGGATTcctaatccaatccaaaaagtaaacgctacctaAAATATGTATGacagatgtaattaaatttaat
It contains:
- the LOC102621293 gene encoding U-box domain-containing protein 16, with the translated sequence MAVSPQIFPPRKRRPSAGAFISPTLSDLKLVESLLILSQEVSSMKPLQFLLQRSCLSIIRKVKLLSLFFEELLANQVSFFSPPAVLCFEEMYIVLQRMKTLIEDCYNGSKMWLLMQIETAANNFHELTIDLSTLLDIMPLQELRLSQDVEDVVVLIKKQCSKRTKGALVDSKDDKLRLQVLTTLDQIKKEIVPDHSILKQMFESLGLRNSSACKEEIESLEEEIQNQTDQKSKHFAAALIGLVRYTKCVLFGASVQKSDSRLRRKKSASDANVPADFRCPISLELMRNPVVVATGQTYDRQSISLWIESGHNTCPKTGQTLAHTNLVTNTALKNLIALWCREQRIPFDYAASSEKVNGVVTNKAALEATKMTASFLINKLATSQSMEAANDAVYELRSLSKTDSDSRACIAEAGAIALLARHLGPDTASRLPNLQVNAVTTILNLSILEANKTRIMETEGALNGVIEVLRSGATWEAKGNAAATIFSLSGVHAHRKTLGRKTRVVKGLMDLVKGGPTSSKRDALVAILNLAGDRETVGRLVERGIVEIVAEAMDVLPEESVTILEAVVKRGGLTAIVAAYNTIKKLCILLREGSDTSRESAAATLVTICRKGGSEMVADIAAVPGIERVIWELMESGTARARRKAAALLRILRRWAAGLDARSSSTTTVTTTAMTNSRIVLPS